From the Taeniopygia guttata chromosome 20, bTaeGut7.mat, whole genome shotgun sequence genome, one window contains:
- the NECAB3 gene encoding N-terminal EF-hand calcium-binding protein 3 has product MMSCAELLAVCLLSADRGPKPHRQPLPIFHDIFRRADKNDDGKLSFEEFKNYFADGILSSEELWELFSGIDRRHSDNVDTEKLCDYFSAYLGEYRNVLSALETLNAAVLAAMDKTKLASRRKPNH; this is encoded by the exons ATGATGTCGTGTGCCGAGCTGCTGGCCGTGTGCCTGCTCTCAGCAGATCGCGGCCCCAAGCCCCACCGCCAGCCGCTGCCCATCTTCCACGAC ATTTTCCGGCGAGCGGACAAGAACG ATGATGGGAAGCTGTCATTTGAGGAGTTCAAGAACTACTTCGCTGATGGCATCCTGAGCTCGGAGGAGCTGTGGGAGTTGTTCAGTGGCATTGACAGGCGTCACTCAGA TAACGTGGACACGGAGAAGTTGTGTG ATTATTTCTCGGCGTACCTTGGGGAATACAGGAATGTCCTCTCCGCCCTGGAAACCCTCAACGCTGCGGTGCTGGCAGCCATGGACAAAACCAAGCTG GCCAGCAGGAGGAAACCAAACCATTAG